Proteins from a genomic interval of Mustelus asterias unplaced genomic scaffold, sMusAst1.hap1.1 HAP1_SCAFFOLD_2781, whole genome shotgun sequence:
- the LOC144490015 gene encoding AP-2 complex subunit alpha-2-like, giving the protein MYLFFGNKTSVQFLNFTLNLSCPGELQNELNVQAKPVEPVVEGGAQVQQVINIECLSDFTEAPLLNIQFRYGGTLQNITLKLPITVNKFFQPTEMASEDFFQRWKQLSSPQQEAQKIFKANHPMDTEVTKAKLIGFGSALLQDVDPNRDNFVGAGVIHTKSIQVGCLLRLEPNSQAQMYRLTLRTSKETVSKRLCALLSQQF; this is encoded by the exons ATGTACCTCTTCTTTGGGAACAAGACATCCGTGCAGTTCCTGAACTTCACACTGAACCTCAGCTGCCCTGGCGAGCTGCAGAATG AGCTGAATGTTCAGGCTAAGCCAGTGGAGCCAGTCGTAGAAGGCGGAGCGCAGGTTCAGCAGGTCATTAACATTGAGTGCTTGTCGGATTTCACTGAAGCCCCTCTGCTCAACATTCAGTTCAG ATATGGCGGAACCCTGCAGAATATCACCCTGAAACTACCCATAACCGTCAACAAGTTCTTCCAGCCGACAGAAATGGCTTCTGAAGACTTTTTCCAGCGTTGGAAGCAGCTGAGCAG tcccCAGCAGGAAGCACAGAAGATCTTTAAAGCAAATCATCCCATGGACACAGAGGTTACCAAGGCTAAG TTGATAGGATTCGGTTCAGCTCTGCTGCAGGATGTGGACCCCAATCGCGACAACTTTGTCGGTGCAGGAGTCATTCACACAAAGTCCATCCAGGTCGGGTGTTTGTTGAGGCTGGAACCCAACAGTCAGGCACAG ATGTATCGCCTCACACTACGCACAAGCAAGGAGACTGTGTCGAAGCGACTATGCGCATTGCTGTCTCAACAGTTCTGA